AATTGAATTGTTGGTTCCAAATACATTTCTCACCTCAATGCTGTCTGAGCTAATATACAGTAGTTCCCTATTTTGATTAGATGGTTTGAAAACGGCCACTGATTGGAAACCTTAATTTTTGTTCCACAGAGACATATACTTCAATTTCACTGCCGAAATGGTCTCTGAATAGCATGAAACATTATCCAGTTATAACCTACTCTTTAGAATCACACATGTCTTGTAGCAAATACACTATGGCTTGGCAACTTGATTAAAAGAGCACATTTATTAGAAATTTCTTTATAAAGGAAATACAGCCTTTTGGGAAAAGTCATTATGATGAAATGTCATTAAAGTGTAAATACTGAGATTGATGAAACATTGcaacacttttatttaaatgttatgcaAAACACATTGCTTTGTGACATCAACTTGTATTCATCATCCATGATGAAAgtgattaattaataatataatacaaaacaaatgtTCATCTTGAACCTTAAATTCAGTTTGATTTCATTTTCTTTAGGCAATATTAAGAACACAGTAGAAATTATTGGGCAGTTTTCTATTCGTTTAGGCTTAAGGAAGTAAACAAACTGCCATTTTATGAAAGTAGAAATTATGTGGGTTGTGTTCAACTTTCCAGAGCTAATGGCtcctttatttttcaaatattattatttgcattacttacatttacaattgtctttagatcttaatttgtattggtCATTTTCCACCTGTTGATGTAGACGAAtacttgcatgatggcaaatggggcccgGTGGAGGTAGTTGGACacagtaaatgttttaatttggaGAGGAtgttatatatgatttttttaccactttgcttttatttatttttttcatttagtttgaaatgCAATAcgaatttagaaatatcttttggtttaagtttttcatgtttcaataaatgaatttaatttttaaagcaaaatcgacTTGAGTGCAAAATATTCACAGATTCCTCTGCAGTGGGGGCAGGGGTGTTGAAGTAATCGgtaaaaaatattgtgaaaatatttcttgcacattgcccagccctactgtcAAGCtcccaacatgagggtgagtaaatgatagcagaattatttaattataaatgataaaCTACTCCTTTAAGGCCCTTGTGGACATTGAAGAACTCCATGTCCTATTTCATAACCTGTGACGTGATCTGAATTTAGAGGGCCGCTCACCACTTTTCACATTATCTCCTATGGGTTATTTTGCTTCTCTCTAACTCTAACGCTTTGCTCTTGTGCTTTTATTAAGCGTCCTGAGTGCTGGGGCATGCTAAGCTCAAACACAAATAAAGCTGAGGTGtataatgtcataaaaaaaattaatccagTAGTTTTATCGAAAAGCTTGAACTGGTTTCTGGACACATTAATGTCTTGCACCTCCGTGACCCTTGTTGCATGTCTATCTGCACTTAGCTGAATGATGCTGTATAAACCTGAATGTATATATTAGTTGATATAAATATGCCATATATACAATCAGCCACAACTTTAATCCACCTGCCTAAttctgtgtaggtccccctcgtgccgccattctgagatgctattctcacacaattgtacagagctgttatctgagttactgtacactttgtcagttctaaaCAGTTTGGCCATTcttcattgacctctctcatcaacaaggcatttccgtccactgaactgccgctcactggatgttttttgtttttggcaccatttggtgtaaattccagagactgttgtatgttggtgccagatgggctgtttgagtatttctgtaactgctgatctcctgggattttcaagaatgctattctgagatgcgggttggcgctgttttggcagcacaataTTACTatgcaatattaggcaggtggttttaatgttgtggctgatcggtgtatactctGCACTGGACTGGGGAATCAATATCTTACTGGGAATGGGCACATGAaccattgtttacattttaaggaAACGTGCGGGACTTGAAACGAATTGTAATTGTACAATTGGATCAGTATGTTTGTGTAAGAGCAGTTCCTATATTTAGAATAATAATTAATTGTATGacgttttatttgtatatatgtatgagGTTTCAATGCAAAACTAATTAAGAGAAATTATGTTATAATTTATTGCTCTCATTCTATAAAACATGTTCTTGCTGTTGGAAATACGGTTTGTTATTTCAGAGATCACACAATATTTTGAGCGAATACTTGTCTGCTGTGTGTTCCTCTCATTTGGTGTATgtctgaatgtgtatgtgtgtgtctcgtGTCTCTAAACATGAAATCACCCAGATTGGTTTATTTTAAGCATACAAAATGGTTTTATTTGTCTAAAGTGTTATAGGTTTATGCATTGAAATAACCACTCAATAACTAATGcacattacacatttttttaataaggACTATTGATATTAATCAACAGGTACCATATTAGTATAAGCATAGAAATCTACATTCTAACACCAAGAgagaaattatgtaaattgtgttggaTAAAATCCTCTGGTCACATACATTGTATACTGAGAAATGGAAATTCTCCATTAGTATTCATTGTGTGCTTGTacattagtcaaaagtcatgcAAAATTAGTCGAGCTGAACAaatacctctctcatcaacaagaggTGACGTTAAAACTGGTCAAAACTCGCAAGGCCATTTTTCTACAAAATCAATTCTTCAAAGGACTTTGAACACTTTTAAATATGctaaaaatttaaacatttatccttttttatttgttaataagAACATATCTTCATTTTCAGCTCTAAACAAAATGCTACACTACTTAacgggatagttcacttaaagggatagttcaaaaatGACAATTGCACGTCTTCATTAAATCCATATGGCTCTCTTTcttcacaaaatgagatgttgttAATCCCAGTCatcattcattgtatggaaaaagatgtaatgaaagtgaatggtgactgagtttaaAACCCACTTAAACcctgcttttgtttttctgtcgAAGAAGAGTCATGCAGGTTTGTTACAACATAAGGGAGATTGAATgataactgaattttcattttggttgaactatccttttaaggaaaTATATTCCTAATAACAGTTTATTCAAATATACAATCTGTTTTGATGTCAAAGCTGGTTAGATTTCATGTGGTTCCAGAGTATTTTGTGCTTCCATTTTTGCTGGTGGTTAGTATATGTTCACTTTAGGCCAAACAGGCTTTTGAATGTGAGTCAAATGGGTGTTGGGGTAAGAATTGCTGTACATTCAGATTAAAAAGCACTACATTGCTTTTGTCATAAACAGGCCATCACAAATAAGCGGTACGAATGTTCAGCACCATGTCACCATGTTTACAATGATTGTGGCTGCACTGGTTAAGCACTTGATAGTTGGGATGCTATAATTACAACAGTACATAATACAAAAGTCAGTCTACAAAATCACAAATAAGTTGAGAATCAAACAGTTCCTTGTCTTTTGTGCAGTTTTGAGGGATTTCCCATACAAATTCCATTTGTCAGCTCAATCCCACAGAGAGGGATTTTTATGCTTGTTTATAGTAGGgctgcaccgataccactttttctcttccgattccgatattggaaatctcagtatcagccgataccgatccatGATCCGATACCAGTATTGTTTTTCTGCATCAGTTGAGAATAtctacattattgtgtggaattaattgggtgtgctctttaatatgtaaagaaacacaaacctctaactgcatattatttcaatataaatgtgtagcttataaagaaaaactttattgttaactagtatactggataatgtagcagcaaaattaacagtaaatcCAGTATAAGTAATCAGTAGAAAAGCAGCCGTTTTCTTTTTGGCAAAAGTTTTTCAACCTGtttctggactttaaaggatttagatctcttttttgttcaattaagTTGTAAGATATTAGCTAATTTTTCATTCACGGATCCaccggtctctctctctttttcttcctcacTGCTGTCACAGCGCTCCCTCTACCGAGTTCTGATTatacgcacctgcatatcattagtggctaatgaGGACTGCATATATACCCCGCTTTCACACCcactctttgtctgttctcatcgatagtatctctgagactTCAGACCTTgctactatgtcaaacatacctgtgtcttcattattgcctgcaagtataataagactgttgtgagttagCTGTTTTATctgttcatcgtgtctataccctGACTGGAGATTACTCACCTGCtttttgccactctgctcaactggatttactcacatgatgtttacatcactgtttcaatcatctgttcaataaactcTGCttctgagttcatatctctgcctctgtgAGTCTCTCCGTGACaccttttaacttttaaaccctcacatttctattttgacattctgaacttccCAGGAAgtcatgtatgtgtctgtttgtaggcaagttcacagtagtttaattcgcttctcaTTCAAAttctggttaaaaataaaaaagcacctccagtgccattctaaatgcattttataagtgaaccgaactatagagcatctacatctgagatgttgtttgtgagtagcgctcaaatgttgcgcaccgctgtgaaggcaaCAAATAGGCGcatgtgtgtcaacagagcagcgccattcactgacgttctggagctgcgcatgcattttatttatttacttataaaacacagccttttgtgattcacagagctattgcacatcaAGTGGCTTTAAATAACATGCATAAgtaatatgaactactttaattgtgttttaatggttcttttatgtaattttttgagcttgaccacatcaaacatgactaacacacagtatcggatttggatcgggctcgtcggaccaatACCCGATCCGTTTAAAAACGTCGgtatcagagccgataccgatccaggtatcgaatcggtgcatccctaatttacaGTGTGTGCCTTGAGTTTGTCTGTGTATTTTCAGTCAACATTCATAAGTTTCAAGTCTTTGTCTGTCAGCCTTGTGCTTTGTTTTCAGTTTGATCAAGACTTTAAACactaacaaaattaataaaagcaGATGCTTGTCCTCATAAATTATCTTTAGCTGAAAttcaattttaaaagtttttttgtgcCTGTTGAAATTCATTGATAAAGAACATAAAGTTTTTGAGTAGAAACTGTTACTTAATAGTATGACCAGTTCTGCAAGTTCTTTATCAGCCGGTGACATTAAAGAGGATGATAGCAACATGATTTTGCTCTGCCATGTTAGTAAAGTGGAAAGATGACCAAAGATGAGAACTGTACATAAATTAGAGGTATAGTTCACACAATTGGTAACAGACAGTGCATAGTTCAGACAGTGGTAACAGACAATAGAGGATTGTACACCTTTGTCCCATCTGGAGAACGAGAGCCATGGGCTAGTAGCTCTTGGATGGTGATCCAGTTGTCCAGTATGCGTCGGTTGCGTTTCTTTGAGCTTTTTTTCTGGCTGAGGTCCAGAATGGAGGTTGCCATCTGGACTGTCTCTGACTGGTTCTCCCTGCCTGCATCCAGATCCCGATCTCGCAGATACTCTATGCGGCTCTGCATCATAAACTCTCTGCGTCTTCTTTGTTCACGAGCCCTCAGCAGCTGCTGCTTACGCTCTTCTTTGCTCCAGTAGCGTCCCATCTTCATTTCACTCATGGCATCATCATCGGTAGTCATGCCACTACGCTCTTCTCTGATCTTCATTGCTCGAGCTTTCAAGAGTCGATCACGGACGGGACGTTTGGCCACATAGCGGGTCCCGTCACTCCTGATCTTCACCTTCCACTCCATGCGTGGTGAGGCAGGGGGAAGTGGCAGAGGTAAGGCCAGAGAGAGTTTCGCTGGGCTGGGATGAGGAAGGATCATGGGGCCTTCACGGTCGCTACCACCCATTGGGGCCTCACTCTCTCCCTCCACAGCTCTATCCAGGGGCCCAGAGCTCTCTGAAAGCGAAGATCCCAGATGCATGCAACTCTGGTACCGTTCCGGAGTGAGGCCGTTTGAATGTCGGCGTCTGGTGAAGTAAGGACTGGACTCGGCACTACGACCACCATTTTTGTCATAGCTACTTACTCTTGAATTGCCCTCTGGGATGCGTCGGACAGTGCCTTCTCTTGAAAGTGAACGGAATTGCTGGTTGATAGCGATGTTTGTCTGAAACTTCTTATAGCTACTGGGTGAATAAGAACTGTTGAGGCTTGCTCGTCCTCTTTCACTCCAATTTGGTCGGTCCCTGTGTCTACTAGGTAGAGGGCTTGTGGACTCATCCATCTGAGAAATAGGAAGCCGGTGCTCACTCACCATGGGTGTGCTCCTGCAACTCTCTCCCCCAGTGTTGTAAGCACTGGTGCTATCCTTATCTGATCGTTCTTTCTCAGGCAGTTCGTTGATGTCAGACAATTCGTGTAGAGGAGATCCCTGTGGTTCAGCGGAAGCCCGGCCAGATGTTTCTTCCTCCATCAGCCAGGCTTTCAAACAGCGCTCTCTTAATTGCTGCATCTTCTGTGCCCGCAAAATGTTGCGACACTTGAACTCTAGGTGTCTCATTTCCTCTTCCAAAAGCACCATTTCATGTGGAGTTGGGGTCATGAGGTTCTCGTTACTGTTCTCATCAAGAGCCAAATCCTTCTCTCCAACCTCATCTTCCTCTTGTGTTACTCTTTCGTTCTGTTGTCTTTCCTGATTCTGTTGCAACTTCTTTACACTTTTCATCCTCTTCTCGTagcgacacttgatttccaaaagCTGCTTGTACCTCTCGCATTCCTCCTCTGTCAGGCCTGGCATTATCATCCCACTGATGGGGTCATGAAGGTACCCTCCAACAACACTTCCACAATCCAGTGAGTCGGTGCTGAGGTGTAGCTCTCTGAGAGGGAACAGTGGAGATGGAGTGTCACTTCCGCCATTCCTGGCCGGCCTGTACTTCCGTAAGCTGCCGGGCGTGTTGGTGCCATTCGTGTTGGAGGCGCTGGTCTGCTCTTCACCCAGAAGAATATCATGCTCAGAGGACTCTTCGTTCTTTGTGCTCTCGTCAGTGCGGCCCACACCACTATCAAGCTCCTGACTGTTGCTGAGGGTGGCTAGGCTGAGCATGGGCGTCTCCCGATGTAAGGTTTCCTCGGGAATGCCTACTTGGTTTCTCTGTTGGCGTAAATGGTACAGGCCAGACAGGGGAGAGATATTAAGACTGTCCACACTCATCTCGGCAGGCAATTCACAGTCGAGTTCCTCTGGGTCCAAATGAGTGTCCGTCTAGGGGAGAAACAAAACGTTAAAGTATTAGTTCACCCTCAAATTAAaatctctcgtcatttactcattcttgtgtcattccaaacctgtatgacttattattacatggagcacaaaaggagatgttaggcagaatgttaaggactgaaAGTCTCAGTCACCGTTCAGTTTTGTTGTAtggatacaatgaaagtgaatggtgtctgaggctaacattctttcaaacatctccttttgtgttccaagatgaaaataatgtcatacagGTTATGAGTTCTTCATCAGATcgtaatgtatattttattctgAAGACCCCACAGTTAGCTATATTGAGTAGCGCTTTAAGTTGTCAGGATATCGTAATTTTAAAAAAGAGGGAAgggacagtaaaataaaaaaatatatggtcGAAAATACCACTATTGTCTCAATGTATGAGAAAATACATGCAGTAATACATTCTAACACTAGATGGCAATGTAGATATACAATGGCAAGTGTGTACCTGCTGAAATGAACATGGAGATATTTCttttaatatgtaaattattattattatatccctttataaagtaatattgtaatattaatactgcaataagaaatataaatgtatttatatataatttttaccaGACATCAAGTtacactatatatttattttcttgttattTTCTTGTCAATGCTTTCTAACCAAAGTGCCTCATTACTTCAGCAGGCAGTTAATGAAACAGATTTATTGATGTATTGATCTGTATTCCCTGAGTATCCTTGTCTGTTTTTTTTAGCCAATAatcaatttcaaaatatcacttgATTGTATCTCATATCATACTCAGGATCAGCCTGTGGCATTTCCTAAGCATCTGTCTctgtctttgtctctctcttcATCTTCTTTTGACTGAGTAAAACTTTAATCTCTTTCCCTACACGCACTGTCTCTTTCTCAATCTCTTCTTAATTTTCTATCTATTCCTGTCCTGATTTTACAGCTCCCCTTGTCTCTAGTCTTCAGTTCATCATTAATCATTTCATGTTGCTGGGAGGGTGATTTTAGATGAGACTGAGAGGTACAAAATGGCCCTCTTTTTGTTCTGATCTTGTTAGTGCTGAGTGTTGGCTGGAATGAGCTCACTGTTTTATTCATTAGTTGACGGCTGTGCTCATGATAGATGATGTTTGCTGGCTGCACACAATAACAGCCAATTTTTCAATATCTCCACTGGTTGCCCAGAAATTACAGCAAAATTGACACAGTTACACAGTCATAAATTCAGAAAACTCCATCTCAGAGCCATATATACAGCATAAACAGTTTCTAAATGAGTGGTGCAAGAGTAAaatgccattacatttttattaaatatcacaTGAAATGTTAATTTGCTCCcatagacataatttagctacaTATCTTAGCCCCCTTAGGCCTAAGCAATAGTTTTACACTGGCTATTTAAAGTggaattgtgtaaaaaaatatatttgtatattttttttgcacatcCATTTAAGCTGCCATAACCATATCAAGATGTTTTAGTTTATCTCTCTTTCTCATCCCTATCCTGCCCTACCTATGTACCTTGCATGTACCTCTtcattttttctctgtttcatgcCTTTTTACAATTCCTTTCTGCTTCTACTCCCTCACTATCATCTCTACATGTCTTTCTAATGGTGCCCTTCTTTCCATTCTGTAAAGAATTCCTCTTGCTTTTTCTTCATctctttgtggaataatgttaatAGAACTGCCACAAATCCTTGATGGCCATCACTAAGAGTGATCACATGATCGAGACATTGAGTGATGTGAGAGTTCTGTTTCCCTTCCATCAGCAAAATAAGCCATTAATTTGAGGATATGCTGTCATTGGGGATGGAGTGGGTCCATTAACTTTGCATGTGCCTTAAAAAGCCTGtttttgtgtgtacatgtgtgtatgcGCTTGATCATGCTTTTGTGCTTGTATGTGTCTACCTAGAGGAAACCATTATTGCTTAAAGATGGCTCTTTCACAGCTCATGTGACTTAACTGAGTTCTCTGTTATATTTTGATCTTATTTGATCTTTACCTCTATCTCTGGTCTGGCTAGCAGTAATGAGAAGTTGGTGCTGTCCTCTCGGGTCAGAATTGCCACGGCTTCCTCTCTGTTCTGAACTTCCACCCCATTTATCTACCATGGGACAGATAGAAGCTTTATTCTCAATGTTCTTACAACAGTTATGTTTAAACACAACAGAACAATCCTTTTCtccaaaacaccataaaaatTTCTCCCTCACAGTCAAACAATCCATTGTCATTATGAGGTCATGCTTTGTTGTTTCACCAAATTAAGTTTTCTCAGTAAGGGATGTGTCAATGTCACATCAGAAACCAGAATAAACTGAAAACTTGTCGAGACAATGGAAACCTGACACGTTCTGTTTGATTTTCTGTTATTATTCTCCAGGGTAATTTTGTGGGCTGTGTTAAAAGTCACATCAGTTATTTCTATGTATAGACTGCATATCTCTAGGAATCCCTCAGCCTGCATCCCATAGGAACATACAttgcatccggaaattattcacagcgcttcactttttccacattttgttatgttacaggcagccttattctaaaatgtattaaattaattattttcctcaaaattatacaaacaataccccataatgacaacatgaaagaagtttgtttgaaatctttgcaaatttattaaaaataaaaaccgcTTCTACAAGCCTGGCACACCTATTTTgggcaatttctcccattcttctttgcaggacctctcaagctccatctggttggatggggagcgtcggtgcacagacattttcagatctctccagagatgttcaatcgggttcaagtctgggccctggctgggccactcaaggacattcaca
This window of the Xyrauchen texanus isolate HMW12.3.18 chromosome 27, RBS_HiC_50CHRs, whole genome shotgun sequence genome carries:
- the pdzd4 gene encoding PDZ domain-containing protein 4, giving the protein MGCNMCVVNRPEEQYRIMFQKGNTMRPIDAEVKLKGRRTSHLPQDKDGQPHDPLLLQVVRKGYRRRLGAAAGTARLMAITDCMDNATQTDISFQNYLSGDRGSYPSNGSPMPPPSPPLAQLAEPYLLNDLRSLGQEYSDPNNYFSVANHEVDQQEELEYEEVELYKSSQQDKLGLTVCYRTEDEEDQGIYVGEVNPNSIAAKDGRIRKGDRILQINGVEVQNREEAVAILTREDSTNFSLLLARPEIETDTHLDPEELDCELPAEMSVDSLNISPLSGLYHLRQQRNQVGIPEETLHRETPMLSLATLSNSQELDSGVGRTDESTKNEESSEHDILLGEEQTSASNTNGTNTPGSLRKYRPARNGGSDTPSPLFPLRELHLSTDSLDCGSVVGGYLHDPISGMIMPGLTEEECERYKQLLEIKCRYEKRMKSVKKLQQNQERQQNERVTQEEDEVGEKDLALDENSNENLMTPTPHEMVLLEEEMRHLEFKCRNILRAQKMQQLRERCLKAWLMEEETSGRASAEPQGSPLHELSDINELPEKERSDKDSTSAYNTGGESCRSTPMVSEHRLPISQMDESTSPLPSRHRDRPNWSERGRASLNSSYSPSSYKKFQTNIAINQQFRSLSREGTVRRIPEGNSRVSSYDKNGGRSAESSPYFTRRRHSNGLTPERYQSCMHLGSSLSESSGPLDRAVEGESEAPMGGSDREGPMILPHPSPAKLSLALPLPLPPASPRMEWKVKIRSDGTRYVAKRPVRDRLLKARAMKIREERSGMTTDDDAMSEMKMGRYWSKEERKQQLLRAREQRRRREFMMQSRIEYLRDRDLDAGRENQSETVQMATSILDLSQKKSSKKRNRRILDNWITIQELLAHGSRSPDGTKVYNPLLSVTTV